One segment of Chelonoidis abingdonii isolate Lonesome George unplaced genomic scaffold, CheloAbing_2.0 scaffold0004, whole genome shotgun sequence DNA contains the following:
- the NOP9 gene encoding nucleolar protein 9 isoform X2: MLGGWRDDNGGQEVAGECTAQYISLCSPPRSVCHQRVGGGGGLRAAPGPGPFRLPAAPGPAARGLGRPAGQAPAPPAARPVPDCLPPLRCPCSGGCPAPGSPVAGRGGCWGTGGAGAAVGEGREGGTEGLRLGPPCQFRGPPAPRKKRAEAKSEGPVEFEVPDSFLALLREFIAAFQENIAESITHRVASLCLQVALEVLHRKLPEACAEMCSSVIGYLSSRNPSTGCSPLLVFLKDSVCSRVLDKVLEVSEPRALRLLYRQHFRGQLRALAGHGVANFTLQRLIGAAPPKLLGKVLAELGPGLEEVLAQGHAGVATALLGACRRCGTGQQEVLQLLMEAFHCWEPPARRAACAPLFASLLPYEVYYASGKGQEAQAPLEEQPDSPPALASVSLHGSLLLQHLLHFADPSPVLRSLAALPPHDLVTLACSPAGSHVYDALLASPSVPRKPKRKVLRGLQGHYVSLACNKHGSRVLDAIWSRATLPAKRQIAQELVEQEQQLRNDPFGHHVVRNFALTHFLKRRRDWDRHQEAETKRRELFAEILED; the protein is encoded by the exons ATGCTGGGGGGGTGGCGGGACGATAATGGGGGCCAGGAGGTTGCTGGGGAGTGCACAGCGCAGTACATCTCACTGTGTTCTCCCCCCAGATCTGTTTGTCACCAACGTGTTGGAGGAGGCGGTGGGCTCCGTGCTGCCCCTGGCCCTGGACCCTTCCGGCTCCctgctgctccaggccctgctgcCCGAGGCCTCGGCCGCCCAGCTGGCcaagctcctgcaccccctgctgcccgcCCTGTGCCAGACTGCCTGCCACCCCTGCGGTGCCCATGTTCTGGAGGCTGCCCTGCTCCGGGCTCCCCGGttgctgggagaggaggatgcTGGGGCACTGGAGGAGCTGGTGCTGCAGTTGGGGAGGGCCGTGAGGGAGGAACTGAGGGCCTTCGCCTGGGACCCCCATGCCAGTTTCGTG GGCCCCCCGCTCCACGCAAGAAACGGGCTGAAGCCAAGAGCGAGGGGCCGGTGGAGTTTGAAGTCCCGGACTCGTTCCTGGCCCTCCTGCGCGAGTTCATTGCTGCTTTCCAGGAGAACATCGCAG AGTCCATCACCCACAGAGTCgccagcctctgcctgcaggtggCACTGGAGGTTTTGCACAGGAAACTGCCTGAGGCTTGCGCTGAGATGTGCAGCTCTGTGATTGGCTACCTGAGCTCGCGGAACCCCTCCACTGGATGCAG ccccctgctggtgTTCCTGAAGGACTCCGTCTGCAGCCGAGTGCTGGACAAGGTGCTGGAGGTGTCGGAGCCGCGGGCGCTGCGGCTGCTCTACCGGCAGCACTTCCGGGGCCAGCTGCGGGCGCTGGCGGGCCATGGCGTGGCCAACTTCACCCTCCAGCGCCTCATCGGGGCTGCGCCCCCCAAGCTG CTGGGGAaggtgctggcagagctgggccctgggctggaggaggtgCTGGCCCAGGGGCATGCGGGGGTGGCCACGGCGCTGCTGGGAGCCTGCCGGCGGTGCGGGaccggccagcaggaggtgctgcagctgcTTATGGAG gccttccactgctgggagccccctgcCCGGCGGGCAGCCTGCGCCCCCCTCTTCGCCTCCCTGCTGCCCTATGAGGTGTACTATGCCTCGGGGAAGGGCCAGGAGGCACAGGCCCCGCTGGAAGAGCAG cctgatTCCCCACCTGCCCTGGCCTCGGTTTCCCTCCACggctccctgctgctccagcaCCTGCTGCACTTCGCCGACCCCTCCCCCGTGCTGCGAAGCCTGGCTGCTCTTCCCCCGCACGACTTGGTCACCCTGGCCTGCAGCCCGGCCGGCAGCCACGTCTACGACGCCCTCCTGGCCAGCCCCTCCGTACCCCGCAAGCCCAAGCGCAAGGTGCTGCGTGGGCTCCAG GGTCACTACGTGTCTCTGGCTTGCAACAAACATGGGAGCAGAGTCCTGGATGCCATCTGGAGCCGGGCCACACTGCCGGCCAAGAGACAGATTGCCCAGGAACTGG TTGAGCAGGAGCAGCAACTGCGTAATGACCCCTTTGGGCACCACGTGGTGCGGAACTTCGCTCTGACCCATTTCCTGAAGCGCCGGCGAGACTGGGATCGGCACCAAGAGGCGGAGACCAAACGCAGGGAGCTGTTTGCTGAGATTCTGGAGGACTGA
- the NOP9 gene encoding nucleolar protein 9 isoform X1, with protein MGARRLLGSAQRSTSHCVLPPDLFVTNVLEEAVGSVLPLALDPSGSLLLQALLPEASAAQLAKLLHPLLPALCQTACHPCGAHVLEAALLRAPRLLGEEDAGALEELVLQLGRAVREELRAFAWDPHASFVVRTLLQVLGGVRVGSDAARGLSGTGPPAPRKKRAEAKSEGPVEFEVPDSFLALLREFIAAFQENIAESITHRVASLCLQVALEVLHRKLPEACAEMCSSVIGYLSSRNPSTGCSPLLVFLKDSVCSRVLDKVLEVSEPRALRLLYRQHFRGQLRALAGHGVANFTLQRLIGAAPPKLLGKVLAELGPGLEEVLAQGHAGVATALLGACRRCGTGQQEVLQLLMEAFHCWEPPARRAACAPLFASLLPYEVYYASGKGQEAQAPLEEQPDSPPALASVSLHGSLLLQHLLHFADPSPVLRSLAALPPHDLVTLACSPAGSHVYDALLASPSVPRKPKRKVLRGLQGHYVSLACNKHGSRVLDAIWSRATLPAKRQIAQELVEQEQQLRNDPFGHHVVRNFALTHFLKRRRDWDRHQEAETKRRELFAEILED; from the exons ATGGGGGCCAGGAGGTTGCTGGGGAGTGCACAGCGCAGTACATCTCACTGTGTTCTCCCCCCAGATCTGTTTGTCACCAACGTGTTGGAGGAGGCGGTGGGCTCCGTGCTGCCCCTGGCCCTGGACCCTTCCGGCTCCctgctgctccaggccctgctgcCCGAGGCCTCGGCCGCCCAGCTGGCcaagctcctgcaccccctgctgcccgcCCTGTGCCAGACTGCCTGCCACCCCTGCGGTGCCCATGTTCTGGAGGCTGCCCTGCTCCGGGCTCCCCGGttgctgggagaggaggatgcTGGGGCACTGGAGGAGCTGGTGCTGCAGTTGGGGAGGGCCGTGAGGGAGGAACTGAGGGCCTTCGCCTGGGACCCCCATGCCAGTTTCGTGGTGAGGACCCTGCTGCAGGTACTGGGGGGGGTCCGTGTCGGCTCCGATGCAGCCCGGGGGCTCTCGGGGACAG GGCCCCCCGCTCCACGCAAGAAACGGGCTGAAGCCAAGAGCGAGGGGCCGGTGGAGTTTGAAGTCCCGGACTCGTTCCTGGCCCTCCTGCGCGAGTTCATTGCTGCTTTCCAGGAGAACATCGCAG AGTCCATCACCCACAGAGTCgccagcctctgcctgcaggtggCACTGGAGGTTTTGCACAGGAAACTGCCTGAGGCTTGCGCTGAGATGTGCAGCTCTGTGATTGGCTACCTGAGCTCGCGGAACCCCTCCACTGGATGCAG ccccctgctggtgTTCCTGAAGGACTCCGTCTGCAGCCGAGTGCTGGACAAGGTGCTGGAGGTGTCGGAGCCGCGGGCGCTGCGGCTGCTCTACCGGCAGCACTTCCGGGGCCAGCTGCGGGCGCTGGCGGGCCATGGCGTGGCCAACTTCACCCTCCAGCGCCTCATCGGGGCTGCGCCCCCCAAGCTG CTGGGGAaggtgctggcagagctgggccctgggctggaggaggtgCTGGCCCAGGGGCATGCGGGGGTGGCCACGGCGCTGCTGGGAGCCTGCCGGCGGTGCGGGaccggccagcaggaggtgctgcagctgcTTATGGAG gccttccactgctgggagccccctgcCCGGCGGGCAGCCTGCGCCCCCCTCTTCGCCTCCCTGCTGCCCTATGAGGTGTACTATGCCTCGGGGAAGGGCCAGGAGGCACAGGCCCCGCTGGAAGAGCAG cctgatTCCCCACCTGCCCTGGCCTCGGTTTCCCTCCACggctccctgctgctccagcaCCTGCTGCACTTCGCCGACCCCTCCCCCGTGCTGCGAAGCCTGGCTGCTCTTCCCCCGCACGACTTGGTCACCCTGGCCTGCAGCCCGGCCGGCAGCCACGTCTACGACGCCCTCCTGGCCAGCCCCTCCGTACCCCGCAAGCCCAAGCGCAAGGTGCTGCGTGGGCTCCAG GGTCACTACGTGTCTCTGGCTTGCAACAAACATGGGAGCAGAGTCCTGGATGCCATCTGGAGCCGGGCCACACTGCCGGCCAAGAGACAGATTGCCCAGGAACTGG TTGAGCAGGAGCAGCAACTGCGTAATGACCCCTTTGGGCACCACGTGGTGCGGAACTTCGCTCTGACCCATTTCCTGAAGCGCCGGCGAGACTGGGATCGGCACCAAGAGGCGGAGACCAAACGCAGGGAGCTGTTTGCTGAGATTCTGGAGGACTGA